The Gossypium hirsutum isolate 1008001.06 chromosome A13, Gossypium_hirsutum_v2.1, whole genome shotgun sequence nucleotide sequence gattccaaaaaaaaaaaaaaaaaaacctccttTGAATCCAATTCTACAAATTTTCACCTTGGTTTGTTGTTTTTCTCCTTTGATCTTTacatgtatagtattttttatGTTCAAAAATGGTTCTTTTGCCTTTGGGTCATTGAGAATTTTGCATCATTGGGGTGTTTTGCGGTCTGGGTTCTCTAATAAATCTTAAATTCCTTGATTTATGCCTGTcttagttttggggttactttgattttaatattttgtattaatatatTCTCTGTACTGTATGTACCTTTGAGTATCTGACAGTCTGACACAACTGTCATtcctttatttttgtttgttgtaTCTTTATGTGATCTACACTTAACTTGGTTACTTAGATTTAGAGGATCATCTCTGGGTGTTCAACGAGTGTCTTATTATCTGATCTATCCTATATTTGGTCCTACCAGCGAGAAAGCTTTAATGGATTCAGGTTGTGTTGCCTTGAAAGTCAATTCTCATCTGGTGAATGTAAGGAATAGTGGCTTTGGCAATGGAGATAACACATTTCTGGGGGAGAGAATTAGAGGGAGTCTTAATAACAACAGTGTTTGGGTCAATCGGGTGGCAAACAGCTTAAGCACTTATAATAAGAAAGCTATGAAGATCAAACCTGGCGCTTTTGCTGTTATCACATCAAATAATCCCAGAGAAGCCAAGGTATGTTTGATTTTGTATCCATTGTATTTGTTTGATTGCCAATGAGGCCCTGGCAAGGTTACGAGCGCTCAAGTTCATGTCTTATTTAATTTAGTGCTTATCATGATTGATTCTGGTAATATTTGTATGATCAAAGACCAGTTTCATCATTTACTGTTGAAAACATGGACTTTGCAATGGCTCTTTGGTGAAACGAAATCCCATTCTTTCTTTGATTTTGGTTTTAGACCTTACCGTCACGTCGATTCAACAGACAAAGAGTTGACCCCAAGAATGTGGCTTCAGTCATATTGGGAGGAGGTGCAGGGACTCATCTCTTTCCCCTTACCAGAAGGGCTGCCACACCTGCTGTAAGGACATACAATTTCTTTAATGCTAACCTCAATTTCATGACAgatttttctctttgtttttgcGATTTATTTAGCATATGCTTGATGCAGAATTCAATGCATCGAGTCAAGATTTCTGTTTTGACTGTTCGTTTTTATGTGGCTATGATCTGTAGGTTCCAATTGGAGGATGCTATAAGCTGATAGACATTCCAATGAGCAACTGTATCAACAGTGGGATAAACAAGATTTTTGTTCTGACACAGTTCAATTCAGCTTCCCTCAACCGGCACGTTGCCCGCACGTATTATGGCAATGGTATAAATTTTGGAGATGGGTTTGTGGAGGTATGATATCATTAAGGTTTATAAAGATCAATTTGTTTAACTTTTTACTGATTCATCTGGTGGAATAAGATGGCTATGGGGTGGTTGTGAATATAGACGATCTATCGAGAAATACAAAGCGTGATGTTATCCAGAAGATAGAATGAACTCTTTTTGAATGATTTCTTGTATTGGATGCTATATGATCCGTAGTAGTTCTATTGAGAATTCCTTTGTGAGTAAGACCAATTGAACGAAACTCATTTGATGAACAGATTCTGGCAGCCACTCAAACATCAGGAGAGGCAGGGAAGAAGTGGTTCCAAGGAACCGCAGATGCTGTGAGGCAATTCATATGGGTATTTGAGGTAGGAACTAGAAGTATTATTTCCCTTTATCATGAAAATAATTACTTCATGTAGTTCACATTCGGTTCAACCTGAAATAAACTatgataaatcaaaatttattcttcTAGGATGCGAAGAATAGGAACATTGAGAATGTAGTGATCTTGTGCGGGGATCATCTCTATCGAATGGATTATATGGAATTCGTACAGGTATTGATATCTTTTACTCAATTGGTGTCATGTTTTTTAGCATAAGCTGAATGCTTTGCTAACTTATTGCAATGGATGACAGAGTCACGTAGACGGTAATGCTGATATTACAATTTCATGTGTGACGATGGACAACAGGTCTTCGATCTTCTCAGCTTAACCATTTAGATTTTTAAGTTGTATATATACTTTATTTAACTGTTCCCTTTTAGTACCAGATTCATGGTTTACCATCATGATGAAATTATCTCTTGGGTTTATTTTTACTGCAATCTTCTTTTTGTAAACTCGAAACAAAGTTGATTTACTTTTGTATAACTTTCTATCAACAAATCCTAAAATCATCTAAGAAGCTGACCATCGATAATTGGTTACTTTCCAGCCGTGCTTCTGATTATGGACTGGTGAAGATAGATGGCAGGGGCCGTATTGTCCAGTTTTCTGAAAAGCCGAAGGGGACTGATTTGAAAGCAATGGTAAGCACTAGGATACTGTTATTGCGAGTTTGAAGGAAGGATTTGGTAGGTTCCTACTGAGCTTGCATATATCTTATGTATGTTGCTGAAGGGCTAATAATTTAAAGCGCACTCGAGCAGATtttcttaaaacatgtttttacaGTGATAGTGTTCTATTTACTTGATTTCTACCCATATAAACAATGAACGTTTTCTCAAATGATACCACTTCTTTTTATGATTCTCTGCAGCAAACAGATACCACTCTTCTAGGGTTGTCTCCCCAAGAAGCCGCAAGTTGCCCTTACATTGCATCAATGGGAGTCTATGTATTTAAGACGGAtgttttattaaagcttctgAGATGGAGATTTCCTACTTCCAATGACTTTGGGTCTGAAATCATTCCTGCTGCAGTTAAGGAACATGACGTCCAGGTAAGAgctataaaaatgaaattttcatttctctaagatgtctctccatcttttgctAACAAGAGAGACGAGTTCATTTGCCATTGAGGGTTCAAACCAAGCACCAATTCTTACTGGTCCACATTGCATTTTAGCATCTTTAAGACCATAAATTTGAGACATCATGTCATTCATATTCTACATGGTTTCTGTTTGTATACTGAGTAGTTGATCAAAAGGTGTTCTAAATTCGGAATGTCTCACATGTCTACAGGCATATATTTTCAAAGACTACTGGGAAGATATTGGAACCATAAAGTCCTTTTATGAAGCCAATTTAGCCCTCACTGAAGAGGTTGGTTTTATTGTTAGCCAAGTTTCTTGTTTTGCGTTCTTATCCTTCGGCCTCTGAATCATGAGTTTGttaaaattttcctaaattttcACTGGTTTATTGATTCGGATGTTATGTTAGATACATGTGAAACTTGTATATTACTTTTTTTGGTCATCATTCGAATAAGCTTTAAACGCTATTGGTTGTCTCTTCCATGCAGTTTCCTAAGTTTGAGTTTTATGATCCAAAGACACCTTTCTATACATCTCCTCGATACTTACCACCGACAAAAATTGATAAATGCAGGGTATGTATACGTTTGGACTAAAATTCTGGCAATTTGTTTTGTTCCTTCTCATGTTTCAGTCTGTTCATGCAGATTAAAGATGCAATAATCTCCCATGGATGCTTCTTACGAGAGTGTAGTGTCCAACACTCGGTAATTGGTGAACGCTCACGTTTGGACTCCTGCGTTGAGCTTCAGGTGAATTATCTTGGTTTAAAGCAAATCGGTTTCTTTTAAACTTCATAGTTCAATCTGACATAGTTCGACTCTTTCCTATCCACAGGACACGGTTATGATGGGAGCAGACTATTACCAAACTGAGCTCGAAATTATATCTCTACTGGCAGAGGGTAAGGTCCCGATCGGAATTGGACACAATACCAAAATCAGGTAAATTATTCAACACGGAGAACAAATTCTGACAGTTCAATGAAATATCCGTAATCTTGTCTGTATTATTTTCTCTGCCAGTAACTGCATAATCGACAAGAATGCAAAGATAGGAAGAGATGTGATCATTGCGAATAAAGATGTAAGCATACAATCCATATTCATCCATTCATTCATAGTCTTTTTCTGAACATCAAGTTCTGCTGCATTTATAGAACATAAATAAACTGCTGCTGCTGCTTTCGTAGGGTGTTCAAGAAGCGGATAGGTCAGACGAAGGATTTTATATCCGGTCCGGTATCACTGTCATACTAGATAAGGCAACAATAAAGGATGGTACAATTATATAAACCAGATCGGATCTTAAATTACTTTCACGGACAGCATTTGAGCTTGGAATCGAAAGGGCACCATCGAAAGCTGTCACGGTCCATTGCGTGAAGAAGGTTCTGAAGGTGGCATTTGCAGCATTTTGCCcaaggaaaagtaaaaaaaagaagctCCACTACTATGAATTACTTTTTATGTAAATTACAGGTTCTTTTTGCAGTGCAAGGTAGATATTAGATATGTTAGTTTGCTAAGCAAAATAAATCAAATGGCTAAGCAGccctttgtttctttttctgtTAGTAGAGTGCATTTAATTTATCTCTGCAAGGCGGAGTCagaatttttctttttggtactgaaattaaattatatatttttatattttattattttaatagtctacatctttataatttttaaaaaattaaattaaatttttattattttgtgggGAGCAAAGTgtaacttttactaatttaaaattttatatattataaataggactaaatagaaaattttctattatagaaaaGTTAACCTCCTGTCAGCTCCCTGAATTCGCCATTGTAGTTCACGATTCAATCCTCGGTTGAGTTTTGCCACTGCAAATATTCAATTCCCAGCTGGGTTTTAATccttttgataaataaaaaaatttattttggaaaatgcttaataaacttattaatttttatttatttatttctaagtgctattaatgaaaaaaaatacttcttcAACTATGTTTCTTAGAATCCAATCaccaattttttaaaagttatttaatttttggtaaaataatttatttggcattctataaaaaaattattttaattatttatttaatttttttttaccttagCTTTTAAACTTGTACTATTTGTCAAATTACTccaaaatggatagaaaaattaatgtttgttaGCTTTGTTATGGATTGTTATATGGATGCCAGGTTAGcaactaattattttttaaaattttaaaaattattaaaatttaattattaaaattatttaaaaaataaaataaactattattttaaaaaaaattaattaattgctaacatgACATACATGTGGATTGACACGTGGATACCAtggtaacaaagttaacaaatgttaacttttttaaTCCATTTTGAGATAATTTGACAAGTAATGCAAATTTAATGACTAGAAAAGACAGAAAATTATACGAAaagctaaaataaatttttttaagttagagggtcaaataaatcattatacctttaatttttcatatttactcggaaaataagagaaaagatTATAGTATTGAATGAAACAACTAAAATAATTCTAAGGAAAAAAAGTaagaaagaatattttaaaattaaaagaaaatattaacaaaatagtACTCAATGCTTAATCttacaataataaattaaaatggtaataaaatattactcaagatttgttaattttgaaaatcacaTGTATTCAGCAGAAGAATACCCTAATTttaacaaaactaaaattttagaatttgatattaaattaaggaaaaaaaataaaagattgctACCTAAGTCTGACTCGACTTAAAATATGggtatcaaattttacttaaatttactTATATTTATAAGTGATTAACTTAAAACCGTTTAAATTtgtcaatattatttttttatttttaaaaacaattattttatttattaattatagaTTTTTTACCACAgctatataattttctttttattaaatttctaaacataacaatttaatatttatattataatatattatattttctatATGATATATAGATTAcataatatgtaaaataaatgaaaaataatatattataaacttgAAAATAAGTGGGGTTAGGCTTGGGCTTTTAATATGGAGTCAAGCCTGATTTAAGTTTAAACGagcttaatttttttctcaaatttatttttcgtgcttaatatttttgttcaaaccTCTCAAATTTTGGATGAGTTTTTTTAACCTAGGGGAGTAGCTTGATGCTTAAATAAGTCTACCTCTATTATAATTTGGTTAATTCTAGTTACTCAAATGTGTATTttttaaacatgttatgatgTCATTGTTAGACAAAACACGTTAGAGAACAAAATAATTagatataaataaacacatataaaataaaaatagaataatttatatttgatcTATCAAATACgaaaaacaatcaacattaaaATCGAATAAAAGTTTAAAACAGAAGGAAGAATAGGGATTTTACAAAATATTGAGACTTGTGAAACACAATTTCCTTAAGATAGTTTCGGCCGCTCCTACAGTACTTAGAGAAACGTTGGTCGAACGTCTCCCAAGATATAACAACACAAAGATCAAAACAGCAGCACCTTTGCAACGATCAACGAACAAACAATGCATTTTCTATCACCGGAATGTTTgaaaaatacgaaaagaaaaaggaagaatttTGAGAGCAATAGAATTTTGGTATGAGAAAGATATCTGAGTGTGTTTAACCCTTCAAAAATCATGACCTTTTATAGGCAGGGAGAATGTtggaattttggaaaattttcacaaaatctacCATTAAGAATGTGTATTTCATAtcatcaaatgttttaaaaaataagctACATTAAATTATTTGACTAATTAAGATAGTGTTTAAAAAGTCATCTAATAATTGAATTTGAGTATAATTGTTTGTAGTTGGTGCCATGTTTAGGTAATTATTGTAATTGGTAGGTTCCACTGGATTGGGTGTAATTGGGGCACATCAATTACACTCTCCAATTCTTAGAAAAGGTGAGAATTGAAGAAATTGCGTAGGTAATTACActcaaatctaattttaaaaaattatttttatacaaattgtaaaaattatattacaagCATGAATATGTACGAGTATCTGAGATAATTATGGCTAAAAAAATTCttatatataaatactaaaatattatattataaaaataatttaagtattttataaagttataacaaataattatattatttaaatcataaaatatttctaaagttatgaccaaaaaatttattataaaaataatttacatattatacaAGTtttctaatatatttatttataaggcTAAATATagacataacttatttatgtatccatacataaaattaatataattattcataaaaaaatgttatatttttttatgagaatatatttataatttttttttaaaattatgaaaaaaatatattatttataagaagtaaTTTATAAGaagtaatttataaattttttttataaaggttatatattataaatttatattacttttaatttaatttatgtattacaAAAAGGAATATAATTTAGCATAagtcatttatttaagtttttataattaaagttgcAAACAATTTAAACTATAAAtccaaatattataatttttttgcacCGTATTATGGGGTATGATACTATTTGAGAGAATAGTATTAGACACAAACACCATAAACAGCTCACGAACTTTTTAATTTAAGACATTTAAGGCTTCGAAATGTGATTGAGGAGACATGTTGTTCTAAAAAAATTTCTCATATTAACATTGCCTTAGTATAGCATAAAAAAATAAGGTTGGATCATCTAAattgcatatttcataactttaatCATAAGTAGAATTGAAACTATCCTTACTTTGTAGAGTATATG carries:
- the LOC107942434 gene encoding glucose-1-phosphate adenylyltransferase large subunit 1, whose product is MDSGCVALKVNSHLVNVRNSGFGNGDNTFLGERIRGSLNNNSVWVNRVANSLSTYNKKAMKIKPGAFAVITSNNPREAKTLPSRRFNRQRVDPKNVASVILGGGAGTHLFPLTRRAATPAVPIGGCYKLIDIPMSNCINSGINKIFVLTQFNSASLNRHVARTYYGNGINFGDGFVEILAATQTSGEAGKKWFQGTADAVRQFIWVFEDAKNRNIENVVILCGDHLYRMDYMEFVQSHVDGNADITISCVTMDNSRASDYGLVKIDGRGRIVQFSEKPKGTDLKAMQTDTTLLGLSPQEAASCPYIASMGVYVFKTDVLLKLLRWRFPTSNDFGSEIIPAAVKEHDVQAYIFKDYWEDIGTIKSFYEANLALTEEFPKFEFYDPKTPFYTSPRYLPPTKIDKCRIKDAIISHGCFLRECSVQHSVIGERSRLDSCVELQDTVMMGADYYQTELEIISLLAEGKVPIGIGHNTKISNCIIDKNAKIGRDVIIANKDGVQEADRSDEGFYIRSGITVILDKATIKDGTII